In Paenibacillus kyungheensis, the following are encoded in one genomic region:
- a CDS encoding YdcF family protein, translating to MLTRLRKIGSHDIFKRMIVTVIFVVVLSFAIIESMIISGFKINDTQASHVDYIIILGSGLKGSQLSIILQQRVDTGIIYLKQHPHMSVIVSGGQGPGEDITEAEAMSRYLVRQGIDQTRIIQENRSTSTFENLKFSQDILQARGIHQPSIMIVTSNYHLYRAEMIASTLGFKVHGIASPSLGYLLPQNMLREYLAMIKAMLQLP from the coding sequence ATGTTAACACGTTTGAGAAAAATAGGCAGTCACGACATATTCAAAAGAATGATCGTTACAGTAATTTTTGTAGTTGTGCTTTCATTTGCAATTATTGAATCTATGATCATATCTGGTTTTAAAATCAATGATACGCAAGCTTCTCATGTAGATTATATAATTATTTTGGGTTCAGGGCTGAAAGGTTCACAGTTATCGATTATTTTGCAACAGCGAGTCGATACAGGGATTATTTATCTGAAGCAACACCCTCATATGTCTGTTATCGTATCCGGTGGTCAAGGCCCGGGGGAAGATATTACAGAAGCGGAAGCAATGAGTCGCTATCTGGTTCGTCAAGGCATTGATCAGACTCGTATTATTCAAGAAAATCGTTCGACCAGCACTTTTGAAAATTTGAAGTTTTCTCAAGATATTTTGCAAGCACGAGGTATCCATCAACCTTCGATTATGATCGTAACGAGCAATTATCATCTGTATCGTGCAGAAATGATTGCTTCTACACTTGGCTTCAAAGTGCATGGTATAGCAAGCCCATCACTAGGGTATTTATTGCCTCAAAATATGTTGCGTGAATACCTAGCCATGATCAAAGCCATGTTACAGCTTCCATAA
- a CDS encoding DUF3953 domain-containing protein encodes MLRNKLSFKIITIVLVVLVIGLSIWEFVTKKYTGYTYLFLGLMMISAGISLFKEQRKSLAYMYWVTAILILIAFAVGI; translated from the coding sequence ATGTTACGTAATAAATTATCTTTTAAAATCATTACTATTGTTTTGGTAGTATTAGTTATTGGTCTTTCTATTTGGGAATTTGTCACAAAAAAATATACTGGCTATACTTATTTGTTTCTTGGATTAATGATGATTTCTGCAGGGATATCTCTTTTTAAAGAACAACGAAAATCTTTAGCCTATATGTATTGGGTAACAGCCATACTTATTTTGATTGCTTTTGCAGTAGGAATTTAA
- a CDS encoding transglutaminase-like domain-containing protein has product MTVNTAYGLNMDVIEEKFAWKKEQAQGREESLFAVFEQDLSEQEKQLLQFLYAYMPLHDLADYDGAFFLNHIRQVLQVQADMPWGARIPDEIFVNYVLPYRVNNENIDHSRSVIYEELAERVQHLSMTDAILETNYWCHERATYIGTDIRTVSPLTIMRTALGRCGEQSTLTVTALRSIGIPARQCYTPRWAHCDSNHAWVEAWADGEWHFLGACEPEPVLDEGWFRLPAKRAMLVHTRVFADYNGPEEVTTTHPWYTEINLLAHYADVKTIHIHVTDEAGKPVVAEVQFQLYNSAEFYPLTSLMTDDQGHASLTTGYGDLFIHAYTSSVWGTAFLNTNTSSELTLVLKRYNIPVYAEHTTTNTSPTVVREEWKMTPPVAPVIDSGAKVDESTAHQHIQRIKAGTAIRTAFEHTFIDQEQARQYAEEWQLPTDRLWNILQTAKGNGEEIAAFLGECTLAELALGLRLLESLRPKDLTDTFRPVLHDHLQGVISLDEASHIYSSDWDQYVLCPRVHFEMLTPYRNYFADQWNTEQQHAFRSDPMLLATVLEQEIAVNNHIDRYTGMATPAAAHQLGVTDSVSRDIAFVAAARSLGIAARLEPLNAIPQYQLQGTWHSVQWKQEQSTFVEDSVLASATGQIQFVRASDDVEVVAEYQHNFTVAIFENGIYRTLDIPYGEKEVYQQPYNVLAGNYRLTTGTRLEDGSVLGTFTYFNVQPDQQIEVELVFRTEQQQIPVLLETLPEPLQHHIYSLQPNDEKEDRKEGYILAWLEPEREPTKHLLRELAELRAELEIWAGDIHLLIADEQEYGAVILDPLPAQSQIAIDSNYQFLEQWSDCLTSLGGDQLPVVIVVDTQHRVRYCLQGYKLGTGKELLRIVNGMNIDIHQEKN; this is encoded by the coding sequence ATGACAGTCAATACAGCTTATGGACTCAATATGGATGTAATCGAAGAAAAGTTTGCTTGGAAAAAAGAACAAGCTCAAGGACGCGAGGAATCATTATTTGCTGTATTTGAACAAGACCTTTCAGAGCAGGAAAAGCAGTTACTTCAATTTCTATATGCGTATATGCCATTACATGATCTAGCTGATTATGATGGTGCTTTTTTTCTAAACCATATTCGGCAAGTGCTACAAGTACAAGCAGATATGCCTTGGGGCGCACGTATTCCTGATGAAATCTTTGTAAATTATGTTTTGCCTTATCGAGTAAATAATGAGAATATCGATCACAGTCGATCAGTGATCTACGAGGAATTGGCAGAGCGGGTACAGCATTTATCTATGACGGATGCTATATTGGAAACGAATTATTGGTGTCATGAGCGTGCAACTTATATTGGAACAGATATACGTACTGTTTCTCCGCTTACAATCATGAGGACTGCACTCGGACGTTGCGGGGAGCAATCGACATTGACTGTAACTGCACTGCGTAGTATTGGAATTCCTGCTCGTCAATGTTACACACCGCGCTGGGCACATTGCGATTCTAATCATGCATGGGTAGAAGCATGGGCAGATGGAGAATGGCACTTTTTAGGAGCATGTGAACCGGAACCTGTACTTGACGAAGGGTGGTTTCGCTTACCTGCTAAGCGTGCAATGTTAGTACACACACGTGTATTTGCAGATTATAATGGTCCTGAAGAAGTAACAACCACACATCCATGGTATACCGAAATTAATTTGTTGGCTCATTATGCAGATGTCAAAACGATTCATATTCATGTAACCGATGAAGCAGGAAAGCCTGTAGTAGCTGAAGTTCAATTTCAATTGTACAACTCGGCTGAATTTTATCCTTTGACTTCGTTAATGACCGATGATCAAGGACATGCTTCGTTAACAACAGGATATGGTGACTTGTTTATTCATGCGTATACATCTTCTGTATGGGGAACAGCTTTTCTAAATACGAATACATCATCTGAACTAACATTAGTATTAAAAAGGTATAACATTCCTGTATATGCAGAACACACTACCACTAATACAAGTCCAACGGTTGTAAGAGAAGAATGGAAAATGACTCCACCTGTTGCTCCTGTTATTGATAGTGGAGCGAAAGTGGACGAATCTACTGCTCATCAACATATACAAAGAATCAAAGCAGGCACAGCGATTCGGACTGCTTTTGAACACACATTTATAGATCAAGAACAAGCGCGTCAATATGCAGAAGAATGGCAGTTACCGACAGATCGGTTGTGGAATATACTGCAAACAGCGAAAGGAAACGGAGAGGAGATTGCCGCTTTTCTTGGCGAATGTACTCTGGCTGAACTTGCATTAGGATTGCGTTTATTAGAATCGTTACGTCCTAAAGATCTAACAGATACGTTTCGACCGGTATTACACGATCATCTGCAAGGTGTTATATCATTAGACGAAGCATCTCATATCTATTCAAGTGATTGGGATCAATACGTTCTATGTCCACGAGTTCATTTTGAAATGCTTACACCGTATCGTAACTATTTCGCTGATCAATGGAATACAGAGCAACAACATGCATTCCGCTCTGATCCTATGCTATTAGCTACTGTACTGGAACAAGAGATCGCAGTTAATAATCATATAGATCGTTATACAGGAATGGCAACACCTGCGGCTGCTCATCAATTAGGAGTTACTGATTCGGTAAGTCGTGATATTGCTTTTGTAGCGGCTGCACGTAGTCTTGGTATTGCGGCGCGTTTAGAACCGTTAAATGCTATTCCCCAATATCAGTTACAAGGTACATGGCATTCAGTTCAATGGAAGCAAGAGCAATCTACATTTGTTGAGGATAGTGTATTGGCTTCAGCTACGGGTCAAATACAATTTGTACGTGCTTCAGATGATGTAGAAGTGGTTGCAGAATATCAGCATAATTTTACGGTCGCTATTTTTGAAAATGGTATTTATCGCACATTGGATATTCCTTATGGCGAAAAAGAGGTGTACCAGCAACCGTATAATGTATTAGCAGGGAATTATCGTTTGACAACAGGAACACGTCTTGAAGATGGAAGTGTGTTAGGTACCTTTACTTACTTTAACGTACAACCTGATCAGCAAATAGAAGTAGAGTTAGTATTCCGCACAGAACAGCAACAGATACCTGTTCTTTTGGAAACATTGCCAGAACCTTTACAACATCATATTTATTCGTTGCAACCAAACGATGAAAAAGAGGATAGAAAAGAAGGTTATATTCTAGCATGGCTAGAGCCTGAACGTGAACCGACCAAGCATTTATTACGTGAATTGGCAGAACTGCGAGCAGAACTGGAAATATGGGCGGGTGATATTCATTTATTGATTGCAGATGAGCAAGAATATGGAGCAGTTATTTTAGATCCTTTGCCAGCTCAGTCTCAGATTGCAATCGATTCAAATTACCAATTCTTAGAACAATGGTCAGATTGCCTCACCTCATTAGGAGGAGATCAGCTACCTGTTGTGATCGTTGTAGATACACAACACCGAGTTCGGTACTGCTTGCAAGGCTACAAGTTAGGTACAGGGAAAGAATTATTACGTATTGTAAATGGTATGAACATAGATATACATCAAGAAAAGAACTAA
- a CDS encoding carbohydrate-binding family 9-like protein gives MHKLSAVPEPHIQYQPKHYVCKRAEGQSDWSGKLDQPFWEQTSWTDSFVDIEGDLKPLPSKQTRVKMLWDDDYFYIGAELEDNEIWATQTERDSVIFYDNDFEVFIDPDGDTHQYYEFEINTLNTVWDLLLVKPYRDEGPAINGWDMSGLRTAVYIDGELNNPLATNRKWSVEIAMPWSILKECSLHKRAPLAGEHWRVNFSRVQWQVDIIDDQYVKRIDPATGRSFPEDNWVWSPMGIVNMHYPELWGYVIFTDEQNINHTEHQLHLTTVEQYKWLLRQLYYRQRQYASEHQQYCDQLATIYHTLPEDIQNIADIEQLQLETTSSMFQISIKIPDEQTRLCIRQDGWVWQEACLVLGMNIAN, from the coding sequence GTGCATAAGCTATCTGCGGTTCCTGAACCTCATATTCAATACCAACCCAAACATTATGTATGTAAACGAGCAGAAGGACAAAGCGACTGGAGTGGGAAATTAGACCAGCCTTTTTGGGAGCAAACCAGTTGGACAGATTCATTTGTCGATATTGAAGGTGATTTGAAGCCATTACCTTCCAAGCAAACACGTGTTAAAATGCTTTGGGATGATGATTATTTTTATATAGGTGCAGAATTAGAAGACAATGAAATATGGGCAACACAGACAGAGCGAGATTCTGTTATTTTTTATGATAATGATTTTGAAGTTTTTATCGATCCTGACGGAGATACGCATCAGTATTATGAGTTTGAAATCAATACGCTTAATACAGTCTGGGATTTATTACTGGTGAAGCCGTATCGAGATGAAGGCCCTGCAATAAATGGATGGGATATGAGCGGACTACGAACAGCCGTGTATATTGATGGAGAGTTGAACAATCCGCTAGCTACCAATCGTAAATGGAGTGTAGAGATTGCCATGCCATGGTCGATTTTGAAAGAGTGTTCGCTACATAAACGTGCTCCGCTAGCTGGTGAGCACTGGCGTGTTAATTTCTCACGTGTACAATGGCAAGTAGATATTATAGATGATCAATATGTCAAAAGGATTGATCCAGCGACAGGTCGTTCTTTTCCAGAAGACAACTGGGTATGGAGTCCAATGGGAATTGTAAATATGCACTATCCTGAGCTATGGGGATATGTAATCTTTACAGATGAGCAGAACATCAATCATACCGAACACCAACTGCATCTGACTACGGTTGAACAATACAAATGGTTATTACGACAGCTCTATTATCGTCAGCGTCAGTATGCAAGTGAACATCAACAGTATTGTGATCAACTGGCAACGATCTATCACACTTTACCCGAAGACATTCAAAATATTGCAGATATAGAACAACTTCAATTGGAGACGACAAGTAGTATGTTTCAGATTTCTATTAAAATACCGGATGAGCAGACTCGTCTCTGTATTCGGCAAGATGGATGGGTATGGCAAGAAGCTTGTTTAGTATTGGGAATGAATATTGCTAATTAA
- a CDS encoding DUF2625 family protein, with translation MKSIEQLVNTQEHAWQEIQDVLNQGETPYTILPKQDLQAQSTLLQMQITTKSYLGCIAYETGGILFDQGWIKLLGSGNERIYGDLLSWNGQSQAEQSNTIQPIAKALVVAYDVVGGFFALNGGGLGEEPTIYYFAPDTLEWEDTELSYSEFVIWLASGRLSQFYETMRWNGWQEDISNLAPDCAIHFYPPLWTQEGSSDQSSKKAVPIAEFWNMHISPSQ, from the coding sequence ATGAAATCAATTGAACAATTGGTCAATACACAGGAACATGCTTGGCAAGAAATACAGGATGTTTTGAATCAAGGCGAAACGCCGTATACTATTTTGCCCAAACAAGATCTACAAGCACAATCGACATTGTTGCAGATGCAAATTACAACGAAATCGTATCTTGGTTGTATTGCATATGAAACTGGCGGCATTTTATTTGATCAGGGTTGGATTAAGCTATTAGGTTCAGGTAACGAACGAATTTATGGAGATTTGTTATCATGGAATGGACAATCTCAAGCCGAACAGTCTAATACAATACAACCGATCGCCAAAGCCTTAGTAGTAGCTTACGATGTGGTAGGAGGATTTTTCGCTTTAAATGGTGGAGGGTTGGGTGAAGAGCCTACCATCTATTATTTTGCTCCAGATACATTAGAGTGGGAAGATACCGAGTTATCTTATTCTGAATTTGTGATCTGGTTAGCTTCTGGACGATTATCTCAATTTTATGAAACGATGCGCTGGAACGGTTGGCAAGAAGATATCTCGAACTTAGCGCCTGATTGTGCGATTCATTTTTATCCACCTCTTTGGACGCAAGAAGGATCGTCTGATCAAAGTAGTAAAAAAGCTGTTCCGATCGCCGAGTTTTGGAATATGCATATCAGTCCTTCTCAATAA